A DNA window from Impatiens glandulifera chromosome 7, dImpGla2.1, whole genome shotgun sequence contains the following coding sequences:
- the LOC124910698 gene encoding NDR1/HIN1-like protein 6 isoform X1, with amino-acid sequence MTDRVYPSKANGAAATNGTTAANGTAAANIPRAFPATKSQFNNPNRHPYRSQFNNPNRHPYRPTPNTYRSRRGRRGCFCLCCFWSILILLILLLLAAIAGCVFYVLYSPHRPSFSVNALRISQFNLTTAADDTTHLAAAVNLSISAKNPNKKLIFFYDLISITAQTSNNVVISNGSFPNFPSYTGNTTIIRSVLSTASSSEFVVVDADSVASLRSDLTKKSGLPLKIVMDTKVVVKMDAIKSKKIGIRITCDGIHGVVPKGNTTEVASTADSNCKVDLRIKIWKWTF; translated from the coding sequence ATGACTGACAGAGTCTACCCTTCAAAGGCCAATGGGGCAGCAGCCACAAACGGGACCACTGCTGCTAATGGTACTGCAGCCGCCAACATCCCCCGGGCCTTCCCTGCTACCAAATCTCAGTTCAACAATCCCAATCGCCATCCTTATCGCTCTCAGTTCAACAATCCCAATCGCCATCCTTATCGCCCAACGCCAAATACCTACCGCAGCCGCCGCGGCCGTCGCGGATGCTTCTGTCTTTGTTGCTTCTGGTCTATCCTCATCCTCCTCATCCTCCTTCTTCTCGCCGCCATCGCTGGATGTGTCTTCTACGTACTTTACAGCCCCCACCGTCCGTCTTTTTCGGTTAACGCTCTTCGAATCTCACAGTTTAATCTCACTACCGCCGCCGACGACACCACCCACCTCGCCGCCGCCGTTAATCTAAGCATATCCGCCAAAAATCCAAACAAGAAGCTTATCTTCTTCTATGATCTCATATCCATTACCGCTCAGACCTCGAACAACGTCGTAATTTCAAACGGGTCGTTCCCCAATTTCCCAAGCTACACTGGAAACACGACGATTATTAGATCTGTTCTCTCCACTGCATCATCATCCGAATTCGTCGTCGTCGATGCCGATTCGGTTGCGTCGCTGCGGTCGGATCTGACGAAGAAAAGTGGATTGCCTCTTAAAATTGTAATGGACACTAAGGTAGTGGTGAAGATGGACGCGATTAAGAGCAAGAAAATCGGAATCCGAATCACCTGCGACGGGATCCACGGGGTAGTTCCCAAGGGAAATACGACGGAGGTTGCCTCAACGGCCGATTCAAATTGTAAGGTTGATCTTCGGATCAAGATCTGGAAATGGACATTCTGA
- the LOC124910698 gene encoding NDR1/HIN1-like protein 13 isoform X2: protein MTDRVYPSKANGAAATNGTTAANGTAAANIPRAFPATKSQFNNPNRHPYRPTPNTYRSRRGRRGCFCLCCFWSILILLILLLLAAIAGCVFYVLYSPHRPSFSVNALRISQFNLTTAADDTTHLAAAVNLSISAKNPNKKLIFFYDLISITAQTSNNVVISNGSFPNFPSYTGNTTIIRSVLSTASSSEFVVVDADSVASLRSDLTKKSGLPLKIVMDTKVVVKMDAIKSKKIGIRITCDGIHGVVPKGNTTEVASTADSNCKVDLRIKIWKWTF, encoded by the exons ATGACTGACAGAGTCTACCCTTCAAAGGCCAATGGGGCAGCAGCCACAAACGGGACCACTGCTGCTAATGGTACTGCAGCCGCCAACATCCCCCGGGCCTTCCCTGCTACCAAATCTCAG TTCAACAATCCCAATCGCCATCCTTATCGCCCAACGCCAAATACCTACCGCAGCCGCCGCGGCCGTCGCGGATGCTTCTGTCTTTGTTGCTTCTGGTCTATCCTCATCCTCCTCATCCTCCTTCTTCTCGCCGCCATCGCTGGATGTGTCTTCTACGTACTTTACAGCCCCCACCGTCCGTCTTTTTCGGTTAACGCTCTTCGAATCTCACAGTTTAATCTCACTACCGCCGCCGACGACACCACCCACCTCGCCGCCGCCGTTAATCTAAGCATATCCGCCAAAAATCCAAACAAGAAGCTTATCTTCTTCTATGATCTCATATCCATTACCGCTCAGACCTCGAACAACGTCGTAATTTCAAACGGGTCGTTCCCCAATTTCCCAAGCTACACTGGAAACACGACGATTATTAGATCTGTTCTCTCCACTGCATCATCATCCGAATTCGTCGTCGTCGATGCCGATTCGGTTGCGTCGCTGCGGTCGGATCTGACGAAGAAAAGTGGATTGCCTCTTAAAATTGTAATGGACACTAAGGTAGTGGTGAAGATGGACGCGATTAAGAGCAAGAAAATCGGAATCCGAATCACCTGCGACGGGATCCACGGGGTAGTTCCCAAGGGAAATACGACGGAGGTTGCCTCAACGGCCGATTCAAATTGTAAGGTTGATCTTCGGATCAAGATCTGGAAATGGACATTCTGA
- the LOC124910699 gene encoding mitogen-activated protein kinase kinase kinase 1, with amino-acid sequence MESVASSTDHDEHVGGGGGGGGGEGGSGLRKAVVDRLVRALDHPLRLLDRSSESEFSVLGSTGNVYTVCLSTTPSCTCPDRTVPCKHIYFILIRVLGVPMDDSSIRRKTLRPCQLNRLLRLPVSQDSLAGATLRQRFHQLLQQKQGPSLDRDHYNYYDEELEKGTICPVCLEEILLLGREDDPKLLACSTCRNFIHEECLQEWKIRSCTGRRRGAAATCVVCRARWRTPPAASSSTYINLN; translated from the coding sequence ATGGAATCGGTTGCATCGTCTACAGATCATGATGAGCAtgttggtggtggtggtggtggcggcggcggcgaaGGAGGCAGCGGTCTTAGAAAGGCGGTGGTGGACAGGCTTGTCCGAGCTCTGGACCACCCTTTGAGACTTCTGGATCGATCAAGCGAATCGGAATTCAGTGTCTTGGGATCGACAGGAAACGTATACACAGTGTGTCTGTCGACAACTCCATCGTGCACATGCCCAGACCGAACAGTCCCTTGTAAGCACATTTATTTTATCCTAATCCGAGTGTTGGGAGTCCCTATGGATGATTCCAGCATCAGGAGGAAGACTCTGAGGCCGTGTCAGCTCAACCGGCTGCTTAGACTCCCAGTCTCCCAGGACTCTCTAGCCGGGGCCACCCTTCGCCAGAGATTCCACCAGTTGCTGCAGCAAAAACAGGGCCCATCCCTCGACAGagatcattataattattatgatgAGGAGTTAGAGAAAGGGACAATTTGTCCGGTTTGTTTGGAAGAAATTTTACTACTGGGAAGGGAAGATGATCCGAAATTGTTGGCGTGCAGTACATGTAGGAATTTTATCCACGAGGAGTGTCTGCAGGAGTGGAAGATCAGGAGTTGTACTGGACGGAGGAGAGGAGCAGCAGCTACATGTGTCGTTTGCAGGGCCAGATGGAGGACTCCTCCTGCGGCCAGTTCCTCAACCTACATCAACCTTAATTAG